Below is a window of Thermodesulfobacteriota bacterium DNA.
AGTCTCAAAAAAGTAGAGACTATTCTCACAGTCTCGGAGAAATCGTCTAAAGACAGAGAACTCACTTTTAGGATCCACAAAACCGTAAAAAAGGTGACAGAAGACATAGAGAGATTCCATCTCAATACCGCAATTGCATCGATCATGGAATTTCTAAACTTCCTCTATAAACTTCAAGAAGAGAAAGGCACGGATGAGATATCCCCGGAGCTTCTCAAAGGTGCGGTATGGACGATTCTTAAGCTTCTTTACCCTTTCACACCGCATATAACCTGTGAACTCTGGGAGATGACAGGGGGAAGATTGGAAGAACTAATTGATGGATGGCCTGCATACGAAGAGAAATATACAACCGAAGAGACAGTAACGATTCCGATCCAGATAAATGGCAAGCTGCGGGATACGCTAATAGCAAAAAGGGGGTTGAGCGAAGAAGAATTAAAGAGTATGGTCTTTTCACTGGAGAAAGTTAGAAAGTACACGGAGGGAAAGGAGATAAAGAAGGTGATAATTTTGCCAGACAAACTAGTAAACATAGTATGCCAGTGAAAATCTTTTTAACCCTTATTGTAGTTACTCTCATTCTTTCCTCATGCGGTTATCAAATCGTCAAAGAAAGGGGTCTATATAGTGGTGAGATAAAATCGATATACCTCTCCGGTTTTAGGAATGAAACCTTCGATCCCCACATATCAATGTACGTGACACAGGCATTCTCGTCCGAACTTATATCTCTGGGCATCTTCGACATAAATAGACCCGCCTTCGATGCAAAACTCGAAGGTCTTATACGGAAGATTACAGTAACACCTAGAACTCTGGATAAAAGAGGGTTTGCACTGGAAAAAAACCTAGAGATGGAGCTTGAGATCTCGCTTACGGCCAAAGATGGAACACTAATAAAGAGATGGCTCCTTACGGACACTGAAATTTTTAGGGCAGATAACCCTAACTACGAGGATTACTACAAAAGGGAGGCGATTCAGAGGGCCGCAGCGAAGATTGCAAGACGGTTCTCCTCCCTCATCCTTATGGAGTACTAATACAATCAGGCACTTCCTTGAAGGAGCTTATTTACCTTTTTTGTGAACCTTGAAATCTTTCTGGATGCTGTCCTTCTGTGGATAACGCCTTTGCTTTTTGCTTTATCGATCATAGAAATGGCCTTTCTTACTAGCTCGTCTATTGTTTTAGGATCTTTTTTCTCTTGGATCGCAAGAAGGGCCTTCTTCATGTACGTCTTCATTGCCGATTTGATGCTGGCATTCCTTATCCTTCTTGCTTCAGCCTGTCTCGCCCTCTTTAAAGCCGACTTATTCTTCTTTTTCTTCAATCTTGCCTCCCTTTATGTCACTAACTAACACGAACTTAGAGCTCTGTCAATCACTTCCTTCCAGCACTCCTTTTTGATGCTTTAAGAGGATTTATCTTCTGTTCTTCCTGCTTTACAACCCTCTTCACATGGGTGGCCATCGGGCAAAGACCATTCTGCCATTTCAGTGCTGGGTATGGAAAACTCAGACAATACTTTCCTGAATCAAATTCCTTAACCCTGGCACAACCTTCACAATTTTCCACAATTGGATAACAAGAACCACCGTTGAAGGAGCAACCAGTCTTTTTCATAAAGACGCATTCCACACCTTTCTTTACTGTTTGGCAAACCATGCTTACCTCCGGTGTACTCAAATTTTTCTAGGTTTTAACCAGGATGAAAACTGGCTCGTTATTAAACAAAATTTTTTGAAAAATGTCAACAACTAAGGAATATTGACAAGGCGATTCCTTAAAAGTATGCTTTTTAACGGATGCCTCTTTTGGAAACCGACGACAGTATCAGAAAGATTCTAGAGACCGCGAGAAAAGTTGCTGTCTTTGGTATAACTAAAGATCCAAACAAACCCAGTAATTTCGTACCAAAAGCTCTAAAAGAAAAAGGATTCTCTCTTGTAGGTATCAATCCGAGATATGCGGGCCAACAAATAGAAGGAATAAAAGTTTTTGGTTCTTTATCCGAGGTTTCTGAAGAAATAGATGTCGTTTTGGTATTTAGGCGACCAGAGGATCTGCCTGAAATAGTAAATCAGGCCGAACTCAAAGGGTTTAGAACATTTTGGATGCAACCTGGCACTGTAAACGAGGCCGTAAAAGAAGATCTCATAAACAAAGGTTATAATGTGGTTGCAAGAAGGTGTATGAAAATAGAGGCCGAGAGGTTACTGAGATGAATGTCTTTAATTCCATTTGAGGAGGGTCCATTGGCTTTTGTTCTTTTTATACTTGGGAGTCCTAGAAAGAACGGAAGTTCTGAGAGGCTTCTAAATCTTTTTCAGGAGGAAATGGTTGATAGAACGGTAATTTCCGAGACCGTCCGTGTGGGAGACTTGCACATATCGGCGTGTCAGGGGTGCCGTTTCTGTGAGGTTCACGGTGTTTGTAGAATTAAAGACGACATGGAAAGGATTTATCACCTTTTTAGGGAGTCCGATCTCATCGTAATCTCGACTCCTGTTTTCTTTTATAACGTTCCGTCCCAGCTCAAAGCCTTAATTGACAGAACCCAGACACTTTGGGCAAGAAGGTATCGTTTCGGATTAAAGGACCCCAAAGCCGAAAAAAGACAGGCTCTGTTTTTAGTTGTTGGCGCCACCAAGGGCCAGAAATTGTTTTCCGGAGTTGAGCTTACCGCCAAGTACTTTTTGGACGCTCTCGGAGCAAGATTTTTAGGCCTTCATGGCTTAAGAGAGGTGGAAAAACCTGCAGACATCGATTCCTTTCCTCAATTCGTGGACGAACTTAAAAGAAGGGCAAAAGATTTACTAGAGGATCTGACGAAGAAAAAGAGAAT
It encodes the following:
- the lptE gene encoding LPS assembly lipoprotein LptE, whose protein sequence is MPVKIFLTLIVVTLILSSCGYQIVKERGLYSGEIKSIYLSGFRNETFDPHISMYVTQAFSSELISLGIFDINRPAFDAKLEGLIRKITVTPRTLDKRGFALEKNLEMELEISLTAKDGTLIKRWLLTDTEIFRADNPNYEDYYKREAIQRAAAKIARRFSSLILMEY
- the rpsT gene encoding 30S ribosomal protein S20, with the protein product MKKKKNKSALKRARQAEARRIRNASIKSAMKTYMKKALLAIQEKKDPKTIDELVRKAISMIDKAKSKGVIHRRTASRKISRFTKKVNKLLQGSA
- a CDS encoding PxxKW family cysteine-rich protein, with the translated sequence MVCQTVKKGVECVFMKKTGCSFNGGSCYPIVENCEGCARVKEFDSGKYCLSFPYPALKWQNGLCPMATHVKRVVKQEEQKINPLKASKRSAGRK
- a CDS encoding CoA-binding protein, yielding MPLLETDDSIRKILETARKVAVFGITKDPNKPSNFVPKALKEKGFSLVGINPRYAGQQIEGIKVFGSLSEVSEEIDVVLVFRRPEDLPEIVNQAELKGFRTFWMQPGTVNEAVKEDLINKGYNVVARRCMKIEAERLLR
- a CDS encoding NAD(P)H-dependent oxidoreductase, which codes for MAFVLFILGSPRKNGSSERLLNLFQEEMVDRTVISETVRVGDLHISACQGCRFCEVHGVCRIKDDMERIYHLFRESDLIVISTPVFFYNVPSQLKALIDRTQTLWARRYRFGLKDPKAEKRQALFLVVGATKGQKLFSGVELTAKYFLDALGARFLGLHGLREVEKPADIDSFPQFVDELKRRAKDLLEDLTKKKRILFLCRENACRSQMAEALFQHHAKGEFEALSAGESPASFVNPNAVEAMREVGIDIMFRRPKSLERLNSMFPIDFAITMGCEGSCPAFIAKRVFEWKIEDPSGKPLEKFREVRDTIDRKIIELLKIIEKEGVGNG